The Sinomicrobium kalidii genome contains a region encoding:
- a CDS encoding (Fe-S)-binding protein, translating into MTVGLFVPCYIDQLYPKVGKDTLEVLEKTGCTVIFLQDPLCCGQPMANSGYERMTRDFEKPFLNALPEVDYLVTPSASCSYHLTHHLLKPQVGEEELSKVRELTEFLHDVIGPEKLSASFPHKVGLHLSCHGLRGLNLGTPSELKIPHYSKIEKVLAAVDGLDLVVPPRADECCGFGGSFAVFESAVSVKMGSDKMQGMSAAGVEYVTATDMSCLMHLEGVFRAEESPMKVMHIAELLNSEE; encoded by the coding sequence ATGACCGTAGGACTGTTTGTACCGTGTTATATAGACCAGTTATACCCCAAAGTGGGGAAAGACACGCTGGAGGTGCTGGAAAAAACGGGCTGTACCGTTATTTTTCTACAGGACCCTTTGTGTTGCGGACAGCCAATGGCTAACAGCGGGTATGAACGAATGACCCGCGACTTTGAAAAGCCGTTTCTCAACGCCCTGCCCGAAGTGGATTACCTGGTAACACCGTCGGCCAGTTGTTCTTATCACCTTACGCATCACCTGCTGAAACCACAGGTAGGAGAAGAAGAACTGTCAAAGGTGAGAGAGCTCACTGAATTTCTTCACGATGTTATCGGGCCCGAAAAACTGAGTGCCTCTTTCCCGCATAAAGTGGGGTTGCACCTGTCCTGTCACGGACTCAGGGGATTAAACCTGGGGACGCCCTCGGAGCTAAAAATACCCCATTATTCCAAAATAGAAAAAGTGCTTGCTGCCGTAGACGGACTGGATCTTGTTGTTCCGCCGAGGGCAGATGAATGCTGTGGCTTTGGCGGTAGCTTTGCGGTGTTTGAATCTGCAGTCTCCGTAAAGATGGGAAGCGACAAAATGCAGGGGATGTCTGCTGCCGGGGTCGAATATGTAACGGCAACGGATATGTCCTGCCTTATGCACCTGGAAGGTGTGTTCCGGGCAGAAGAAAGCCCTATGAAGGTAATGCACATAGCTGAACTTCTCAACTCGGAGGAGTAG
- a CDS encoding L-rhamnose mutarotase, with product MKRYCLALDLKEDEGLIAEYEAHHEKVWPEVLKSICESGVIDMEIYRIQNRLFMIMETDDDFSFEQKELLDASNLKVQEWEKLMWKYQQTIPGSKPGEKWRLMTRIFDFKAAL from the coding sequence ATGAAACGGTATTGTTTAGCTTTAGATTTAAAAGAAGATGAAGGGCTGATCGCAGAGTACGAAGCCCATCACGAGAAAGTGTGGCCCGAAGTGCTGAAGAGCATATGCGAAAGCGGCGTTATCGATATGGAAATATATCGTATTCAAAACCGCCTGTTTATGATTATGGAGACCGATGATGATTTTTCTTTTGAACAGAAGGAGCTTCTGGATGCCTCGAATCTGAAAGTACAGGAATGGGAAAAACTGATGTGGAAATACCAACAGACCATCCCCGGTAGCAAGCCCGGGGAAAAATGGCGCCTGATGACCCGAATATTTGATTTTAAAGCTGCATTGTAA
- a CDS encoding fumarylacetoacetate hydrolase family protein: protein MKLFRFGPEGKEKPGVELPDGKQLDVSAFGEDYTEDFFDTDGIRRLQEWLQDHKDSCPAPPEGFRFGPAVKRPSKLICIGLNYAKHAAESGMDVPKEPVVFFKATSSIVGPNDPVVIPRGSEKTDWEVELGVVIGKKASYVTKEEAMDYVAGYVLHNDYSERTYQLERGGQWVKGKSCDTFAPLGPYLVTADEKPDPHNLDLWLKVNGELLQSSNTSDFIFDVPTVISYLSEFMTLLPGDVISTGTPAGVGLGLNPPRFLQPGDVVELGIEGLGSARQEAVAYKTK, encoded by the coding sequence ATGAAATTATTCAGATTTGGTCCCGAAGGAAAGGAAAAACCGGGTGTAGAATTACCGGACGGAAAGCAGCTTGACGTAAGCGCTTTCGGGGAAGATTATACGGAAGATTTTTTTGATACGGACGGCATCCGGCGTTTGCAGGAATGGTTACAGGATCATAAGGATAGCTGTCCCGCACCTCCGGAGGGATTCCGTTTCGGCCCCGCGGTAAAACGGCCTTCCAAACTGATCTGTATAGGATTGAACTATGCCAAACATGCGGCAGAAAGCGGTATGGATGTACCGAAAGAACCCGTGGTGTTTTTCAAGGCCACCTCTTCTATCGTAGGCCCGAATGATCCGGTGGTCATTCCCCGGGGTTCCGAAAAAACGGACTGGGAAGTGGAACTGGGCGTGGTTATCGGCAAAAAAGCGTCTTACGTTACCAAAGAAGAAGCCATGGATTATGTAGCCGGGTATGTCCTCCACAACGATTACAGCGAAAGGACTTACCAATTGGAACGCGGCGGACAATGGGTGAAAGGAAAAAGCTGCGACACTTTTGCTCCTCTGGGGCCTTACCTGGTAACAGCCGATGAAAAACCTGACCCGCACAACCTGGACCTGTGGTTAAAGGTGAACGGAGAATTGCTTCAGAGTTCCAATACCTCCGATTTTATTTTTGATGTCCCCACCGTTATCAGTTATTTGAGTGAATTCATGACCCTGTTGCCCGGTGATGTTATTTCCACCGGAACTCCGGCAGGTGTCGGGTTAGGTCTTAACCCGCCAAGGTTCCTCCAACCCGGTGATGTTGTGGAACTCGGGATAGAAGGGCTCGGATCGGCAAGACAGGAAGCCGTGGCTTATAAAACGAAGTAA
- a CDS encoding SDR family NAD(P)-dependent oxidoreductase, whose protein sequence is MSKNVIITGGGSGIGAAITRVFLDNGHTVFMLERNTDGAAEAFAKYNDGKLRIISCDVSDQSQVIKLIDDIAASNTIHILINNAGVSHIGTVETTTETEMDKLFAVNIKGVYNCIHATVPHMKKSGGGVIINMASIASHVGIADRFAYSMTKGAVLTMTYSVAKDYVAHGIRCNSISPARVHTPFVDGFLAKNYPGKEKEMYDTLSKTQPIGRMAKPEEVANLAYFLCSDEASFTTGTDYPLDGGFIKLNS, encoded by the coding sequence ATGTCAAAAAATGTGATTATAACAGGAGGCGGCTCCGGTATCGGTGCAGCCATAACCCGTGTATTTCTGGACAACGGGCACACTGTTTTTATGCTGGAGCGAAATACCGACGGTGCCGCGGAAGCCTTTGCAAAATACAACGACGGTAAGCTGCGGATTATTTCCTGTGATGTCAGTGACCAGTCGCAGGTCATAAAATTGATAGACGACATTGCCGCCTCCAATACCATTCATATTCTTATCAATAATGCAGGAGTATCCCATATCGGTACGGTGGAAACCACAACAGAAACCGAGATGGACAAACTCTTTGCCGTAAATATAAAAGGCGTGTATAATTGCATCCATGCAACGGTACCGCATATGAAAAAAAGTGGTGGCGGAGTTATTATCAATATGGCCTCGATAGCCTCTCATGTGGGCATAGCCGACCGTTTTGCGTATTCAATGACGAAGGGTGCGGTATTGACCATGACATATTCGGTAGCAAAAGATTATGTTGCTCATGGCATCCGCTGTAACAGTATTTCCCCGGCAAGGGTGCATACCCCGTTTGTAGACGGTTTCCTGGCCAAGAATTATCCCGGAAAGGAAAAGGAGATGTACGATACCCTGTCCAAAACCCAGCCCATAGGACGAATGGCCAAACCGGAAGAAGTGGCCAACCTGGCCTATTTCCTGTGTTCGGACGAAGCCTCGTTCACCACGGGAACCGATTATCCGTTGGACGGCGGATTTATTAAATTAAACAGTTGA
- a CDS encoding alpha-L-fucosidase, which yields MRTLHFLVLMVLLATACKEKQKSEDQSAKEIPEEETVNYLEESDEAFNERMAWWRDARFGMFIHWGAYAVPAGKYEGKKVDGIGEWIMRNAKIPVDVYEQYAREFNPTAFNAEDWVAVMKNAGMKYMVITSKHHDGFCLWDSDVSNYDIVDFSPYGKDILKALSDACKAQGIKFGLYHSIMDWHHPDAHADTYAGGEPSENNEERFADYFENYLKPQLKELITAYDPAILWFDGEWEKEFTHEQGLELYQYVRSLKPDIIINNRVDKGRQGMQGMNRDDNDYAGDFGTPEQEILDGTSDFDWESCMTMNDTWGYRSDDDNWKSSETLIRNLVDVAAKGGNYLLNIGPDAQGNIPGPSVTRLEDIGNWLKVNGEAIYGTENPGSYKQGDDIRFTRKKGTPYYYAVSFKKPGNHIQFNSLKPEENSKVFLLGYEHPLEWKYTEGKGVTVSIPGKALRAVGNTRAWTFKIKGTEN from the coding sequence ATGAGAACATTACATTTTTTAGTGCTTATGGTACTGCTGGCCACGGCATGTAAGGAAAAGCAGAAATCCGAAGATCAGTCGGCAAAGGAAATACCGGAGGAAGAAACGGTAAACTACCTGGAAGAGTCTGATGAAGCATTCAACGAACGTATGGCATGGTGGCGGGACGCCCGTTTCGGTATGTTCATTCACTGGGGAGCCTATGCCGTCCCTGCCGGAAAGTATGAAGGGAAAAAAGTAGACGGGATCGGGGAGTGGATTATGCGCAACGCCAAAATCCCCGTGGATGTTTACGAACAATATGCCAGGGAGTTCAACCCTACGGCCTTCAATGCCGAAGATTGGGTTGCCGTTATGAAAAATGCGGGGATGAAATATATGGTCATCACCTCCAAACATCACGACGGTTTTTGCCTTTGGGATTCGGATGTGAGCAATTATGACATTGTCGATTTTTCGCCCTACGGCAAGGATATATTGAAAGCGTTATCAGATGCCTGTAAGGCACAGGGGATAAAGTTCGGCCTTTACCACTCCATTATGGACTGGCATCATCCCGATGCCCACGCCGATACTTATGCAGGAGGTGAACCCTCGGAAAACAATGAAGAACGCTTTGCCGATTACTTCGAAAATTACCTCAAACCCCAGTTAAAGGAATTGATAACAGCCTATGATCCCGCCATCCTTTGGTTTGATGGAGAATGGGAAAAAGAATTTACCCATGAACAGGGACTTGAACTGTATCAATACGTGCGTAGCCTGAAGCCGGATATCATTATCAACAATCGCGTGGACAAAGGGCGACAGGGCATGCAGGGAATGAACCGGGATGATAACGACTATGCCGGGGACTTCGGTACACCGGAACAGGAAATACTGGACGGCACTTCCGATTTTGATTGGGAATCCTGTATGACCATGAACGATACCTGGGGATACAGAAGTGATGATGATAACTGGAAATCCTCGGAAACATTGATTCGCAACCTGGTCGATGTTGCTGCCAAAGGGGGGAATTACCTGTTAAACATCGGGCCCGATGCACAGGGGAATATTCCCGGTCCGAGTGTAACGCGGCTCGAAGATATCGGGAACTGGCTCAAAGTCAATGGCGAAGCTATATACGGAACCGAAAACCCGGGTTCCTATAAACAGGGCGATGATATTCGTTTTACCAGGAAAAAGGGAACTCCGTATTACTATGCGGTATCCTTTAAAAAGCCCGGAAACCACATTCAGTTTAACAGCCTGAAACCTGAAGAGAACTCAAAAGTATTTTTACTCGGTTACGAACACCCCCTGGAATGGAAGTATACCGAAGGCAAGGGCGTAACCGTTTCCATTCCCGGTAAAGCATTACGTGCAGTCGGCAATACCCGGGCATGGACGTTTAAGATCAAAGGGACCGAAAATTAA
- a CDS encoding amidohydrolase family protein, which yields MFIDAHQHFWQYDPERDAWIDDTMKVIRRDFMPSDLKPVLEANEMDGCVAVQADQSEDETEFLLECAARNPFVKAVVGWADLRAENVAESLARFSENLLFKGVRHIVQGEADDFMLRQGFRKGIGALEPFGLTYDILVYARQLPAAVDLVRKFPRQRFVLDHIAKPEISGRPDPEWTKNIRELAKSENVYCKLSGMVTETDNFSWKQEDFTPFLDIVTEAFGTDRLMFGSDWPVCLVAAEYKEVLKIVREYFSQSELPEIMGQNAMQFYGISAISE from the coding sequence ATGTTTATAGACGCTCATCAGCATTTCTGGCAGTACGATCCGGAACGGGATGCATGGATCGATGATACCATGAAGGTCATCCGGAGAGACTTTATGCCTTCCGACCTGAAACCCGTTCTGGAAGCGAACGAAATGGACGGATGTGTGGCTGTACAGGCCGACCAGTCTGAAGACGAAACGGAATTCCTCCTGGAGTGTGCCGCCCGAAACCCGTTTGTTAAAGCCGTAGTAGGCTGGGCAGACCTCCGGGCGGAAAATGTGGCGGAATCATTGGCGCGTTTTTCAGAAAACCTGCTTTTTAAGGGGGTACGCCATATCGTTCAGGGCGAAGCAGATGACTTTATGCTGCGGCAGGGTTTCCGGAAAGGAATAGGAGCCCTGGAGCCTTTCGGCCTCACTTACGACATTCTGGTATATGCCCGTCAATTACCGGCAGCTGTTGACCTGGTCCGTAAATTTCCCCGGCAGCGTTTTGTACTGGACCATATAGCCAAACCGGAAATATCCGGAAGACCTGACCCGGAATGGACTAAAAACATCCGTGAACTCGCCAAAAGTGAAAATGTGTATTGCAAACTCTCCGGGATGGTCACGGAAACCGATAATTTTTCCTGGAAACAAGAGGATTTTACTCCTTTTCTGGACATTGTTACCGAGGCTTTCGGAACAGACAGGCTTATGTTCGGTTCGGACTGGCCCGTTTGTCTGGTTGCTGCAGAATATAAAGAAGTACTGAAGATTGTCCGGGAGTATTTTAGTCAAAGTGAGCTCCCGGAAATTATGGGACAAAATGCAATGCAGTTTTACGGGATTTCTGCAATATCAGAATAA
- a CDS encoding glycoside hydrolase family 95 protein yields the protein MKKAKRTVFLYIISAFALFSCNRETGEESSTDKFWYRQPAGEWMEALPVGNGRFGAMVFGDPTHERIQLNEDSMWPGAPDLGNSKGSPEDLEHLRELVKEGKVHEADKEIVERFSYKTTLRSHQTMGDLYIDFDREKEAKNYIRSLDLDSAVASVRYTAGGNSYTEKVFTSEADEILAIELTTTAEDGMNFTLRMDRPEDHGHLTVTVTNPSRNEISMKGTVTQYGGVINSEPYPIDDGVKFETRLQVKHTSGSVKAANGTLRLENVKKATLILSGSTSFYHDDYESENTRVLAAVKDKTFDELLQSHVSNYQRSYKRVVLDLGGKELDSLPTDERLQRIKDGKEDPDLIAKLFQYGRYLLISSSAPGTNPANLQGIWNEHIEAPWNADYHLNINLQMNYWPAEVANLSEYHMPLFDFGDRVIERGRITAREQYGIDRGTVVHHTTDLWAPAWMRAERPYWGSWIHGGGWLVQHYWEHYRYTCDTTFLRDRGYQALKAFASFYLDWLVKDENGNWISVPETSPENSYIAEDGKPAAVAAGAAMGHQIIGEVFENTLSAARILGIDNEFTAEVKAKLQNLHPGIVIGNDGRILEWNQPYGEAEKGHRHMSHLYALHPGSKITSKDKEAFEAAKKTIDYRLEHGGAGTGWSRAWMISFNARLLDEVAAEENIRKFLQISTADNMFDMHPPFQIDGNFGFTAGVAELLMQSHEGFIRILPALPGNWDSGNVKGLVARGNTEVDIHWKEGKLIRLGLYSKKAETCRLFYDGKEAEVELPAGEKVWLGPDLNRK from the coding sequence ATGAAAAAAGCAAAACGCACCGTGTTTTTATATATCATTTCCGCTTTTGCACTATTCTCCTGTAATCGGGAAACCGGAGAAGAGAGCAGTACAGATAAGTTCTGGTACCGTCAGCCGGCAGGCGAATGGATGGAAGCGCTCCCGGTAGGTAACGGACGTTTCGGGGCGATGGTTTTCGGAGACCCGACACACGAACGCATCCAGTTAAATGAAGATTCGATGTGGCCCGGGGCACCGGACCTCGGTAATTCTAAAGGAAGCCCGGAAGACCTGGAACACCTTCGTGAGTTGGTGAAAGAAGGGAAGGTACATGAAGCAGACAAGGAGATCGTGGAACGGTTTTCCTATAAAACCACACTGCGTTCCCACCAGACCATGGGCGATTTGTATATTGATTTCGACAGGGAAAAGGAAGCAAAAAATTATATCCGCTCACTGGACCTTGATAGTGCCGTTGCTTCCGTACGATATACAGCTGGAGGCAATTCATATACCGAAAAAGTATTTACGTCCGAAGCAGATGAGATCCTGGCAATAGAGCTTACTACAACTGCCGAAGACGGAATGAATTTTACGCTCAGGATGGATCGTCCGGAAGATCACGGGCACCTTACGGTAACGGTTACCAACCCTTCCCGGAATGAGATCAGCATGAAAGGTACGGTAACCCAATACGGTGGAGTTATAAACTCTGAACCCTATCCCATAGATGACGGGGTGAAATTTGAAACCAGGCTTCAGGTGAAGCATACTTCCGGTTCTGTTAAGGCAGCTAACGGAACATTGCGACTGGAAAATGTAAAAAAAGCTACGCTTATCCTCTCGGGAAGCACATCGTTTTATCACGATGACTATGAAAGCGAGAATACCCGGGTACTGGCCGCGGTTAAAGACAAGACCTTTGATGAACTTCTGCAGTCACATGTCAGCAATTATCAACGATCCTATAAAAGAGTGGTACTCGATCTCGGCGGTAAGGAACTGGATTCCCTTCCTACGGATGAGAGGTTACAGCGAATAAAAGACGGGAAGGAAGACCCCGACCTCATAGCAAAATTATTTCAGTACGGAAGATATTTACTCATTTCATCATCTGCTCCGGGTACGAATCCGGCAAACCTGCAAGGGATATGGAACGAACATATCGAAGCCCCGTGGAATGCCGACTATCACCTGAATATTAATCTACAGATGAACTACTGGCCAGCGGAGGTTGCCAATTTAAGTGAGTACCATATGCCGCTCTTTGATTTTGGGGACAGGGTGATCGAACGGGGAAGGATCACGGCCAGAGAACAATACGGAATAGACCGGGGGACTGTAGTACACCACACCACCGACTTATGGGCACCGGCGTGGATGCGTGCCGAACGGCCTTATTGGGGCTCGTGGATACACGGGGGCGGATGGCTGGTACAACACTATTGGGAGCATTATCGCTATACCTGCGACACGACGTTCCTCCGTGATCGGGGATACCAGGCCCTGAAAGCCTTTGCCTCTTTTTACCTGGACTGGCTGGTGAAAGACGAAAACGGGAACTGGATATCCGTTCCCGAAACATCTCCGGAAAATTCATATATCGCTGAAGACGGAAAGCCTGCTGCAGTAGCTGCAGGTGCCGCAATGGGGCATCAGATCATAGGTGAGGTATTTGAAAACACCCTTAGTGCCGCCCGTATATTGGGTATAGACAATGAGTTTACTGCGGAAGTAAAAGCCAAACTGCAAAACCTTCATCCCGGGATAGTGATAGGAAATGACGGAAGGATTCTCGAATGGAATCAACCCTACGGGGAAGCTGAAAAAGGACACCGGCACATGTCGCATTTGTATGCACTGCATCCGGGCAGCAAGATCACCTCAAAAGATAAGGAAGCCTTTGAAGCGGCAAAGAAGACGATCGATTATCGCCTGGAACACGGCGGTGCGGGAACCGGATGGAGTCGTGCGTGGATGATCAGTTTCAATGCCCGTTTGCTGGATGAAGTTGCCGCCGAAGAAAATATCCGGAAGTTTTTACAGATATCCACGGCAGATAATATGTTTGATATGCACCCGCCGTTTCAGATAGACGGTAATTTCGGTTTTACTGCCGGTGTGGCCGAACTGCTGATGCAGTCGCATGAAGGCTTTATCCGCATACTTCCCGCATTGCCCGGAAACTGGGATTCCGGAAATGTAAAAGGGCTTGTGGCAAGGGGGAATACCGAGGTGGATATACATTGGAAAGAAGGAAAATTGATCAGGCTTGGCTTATATTCCAAAAAGGCCGAAACCTGTAGGCTGTTCTATGACGGAAAGGAAGCGGAAGTGGAACTTCCTGCTGGAGAAAAAGTGTGGTTGGGACCGGACCTGAACCGCAAATAG
- a CDS encoding SDR family oxidoreductase, with protein sequence MDLNLDKKIIIVTGGAKGIGYGICEVLAGEGAIPVIVGRNDGDNQKAVRAIEEKGRQASAVIGELTDPGACENAIAEVLKKHGRIDGLVNNAGVNDGVSLENGSYESFVASLNKNLTHYYLMAHHILPELKKNGGAIVNIGSKTSLTGQGGTSGYAAANGGRNALTREWAVELLPYGIRVNAVIVSECYTPLYEKWIKTFPDPEEKLKTITEKIPLENRMTTAGEIANTVAFLLSDKSSHTTGQLVYVDGGYVHLDRALT encoded by the coding sequence ATGGATTTAAATTTAGACAAAAAGATAATCATAGTAACCGGCGGAGCGAAAGGTATTGGATATGGCATATGTGAAGTGCTTGCCGGGGAAGGAGCCATTCCCGTAATTGTGGGGAGAAATGACGGGGACAACCAAAAAGCCGTTCGGGCCATTGAAGAAAAGGGGAGGCAGGCAAGTGCCGTTATCGGTGAGCTTACGGACCCCGGGGCATGTGAAAATGCCATTGCCGAAGTATTAAAAAAACATGGCAGAATAGACGGCCTGGTGAACAACGCGGGTGTTAATGACGGTGTCAGCCTGGAAAACGGTTCCTACGAAAGCTTTGTGGCATCCCTGAATAAAAACCTCACCCATTATTACCTTATGGCACATCACATATTGCCCGAACTGAAAAAGAACGGCGGTGCCATTGTCAATATCGGTTCCAAAACCTCGCTTACCGGGCAGGGCGGTACGTCCGGATATGCGGCTGCCAACGGCGGAAGAAACGCACTGACCAGGGAATGGGCCGTAGAATTGCTTCCGTACGGTATCCGTGTCAATGCGGTGATCGTATCGGAATGTTATACACCCCTGTATGAAAAATGGATAAAGACTTTTCCGGACCCGGAAGAAAAACTAAAGACCATTACGGAAAAAATTCCCCTGGAAAACCGGATGACTACGGCAGGAGAAATAGCAAATACCGTGGCTTTTCTCCTTTCCGACAAATCAAGCCATACCACCGGACAACTGGTGTACGTAGACGGAGGCTATGTTCATCTGGACAGGGCATTGACCTGA
- the fucP gene encoding L-fucose:H+ symporter permease, with the protein MKKDILPPVVPRKHLLPFILVTSLFALWGFANAVTDPMVQAFKKVLELSNSQAAWVQMAFYGGYFCMALPAALFVRKYSYKTGVLIGLALYAGGALLFYPAAITEKFWFFCLGLYILTFGLAFLETTANPYILAMGATKTATQRLNLAQAFNPLGLVLGLLVAQQFVLRKLQSVDVENFSALDEASKVMIRTSDLMVIRDPYVALGLVILAVFVLIAVNKMPQVKDEGGIPSLKETFLGLFRNKKYIFGVLAQILYVGAQIMCWTYIYQYAEGLGVSSDDAAYYQFVAFILFLVGRAIGTYMLRFMSSGRLLMLFAVLGIIFCIGTIWINGMFGLYAIVGISFAMSLMFPTIYGIALEGLNEEQSKIGAAGLVMAIVGGALMPQFQALIIDAGGSGVADITIAGVREVNFSFILPLLCFVYISGYGIWVHKKVY; encoded by the coding sequence GTGAAGAAAGACATATTACCCCCGGTGGTCCCCCGGAAGCACCTGCTGCCTTTTATCCTGGTGACTTCCCTCTTTGCCCTGTGGGGCTTTGCCAATGCGGTAACCGACCCCATGGTACAAGCCTTTAAAAAGGTGCTGGAACTCAGTAATTCCCAGGCTGCGTGGGTACAAATGGCATTTTACGGTGGGTATTTTTGCATGGCCCTTCCCGCAGCATTGTTTGTCAGAAAATATTCCTATAAAACCGGGGTCCTTATCGGACTGGCCCTGTATGCAGGCGGTGCTCTGTTGTTTTATCCGGCGGCCATAACCGAAAAATTCTGGTTTTTCTGTCTCGGATTGTATATCCTTACTTTTGGTCTTGCCTTTCTCGAAACAACGGCCAATCCTTATATCCTGGCCATGGGAGCTACGAAAACCGCTACACAAAGGCTTAACCTGGCCCAGGCATTTAATCCCCTGGGACTGGTGCTTGGTCTTCTGGTGGCACAGCAGTTTGTACTTAGGAAACTGCAATCGGTAGATGTAGAAAATTTCAGCGCACTGGACGAAGCTTCCAAGGTAATGATCCGGACTTCGGACCTTATGGTGATAAGAGATCCCTATGTAGCCCTTGGACTGGTGATCCTGGCCGTATTTGTACTTATTGCGGTCAATAAGATGCCACAGGTAAAGGATGAAGGGGGGATACCGAGCCTGAAGGAGACATTTTTAGGGCTTTTTCGAAACAAAAAATATATTTTCGGGGTACTCGCACAAATACTCTATGTAGGAGCGCAGATCATGTGCTGGACCTACATATATCAGTATGCAGAAGGACTGGGAGTGAGCAGTGACGATGCGGCGTATTATCAGTTTGTCGCTTTTATCCTCTTCCTTGTTGGCCGGGCCATAGGCACATACATGCTCCGTTTTATGAGTTCCGGAAGGTTATTGATGCTGTTTGCAGTACTGGGCATTATCTTTTGTATAGGAACCATTTGGATAAACGGGATGTTCGGACTGTATGCCATAGTGGGGATATCCTTTGCCATGTCACTGATGTTCCCCACCATTTACGGTATAGCCCTGGAGGGTCTTAATGAGGAGCAATCGAAAATAGGAGCTGCAGGTCTGGTGATGGCCATTGTTGGAGGAGCCCTTATGCCCCAGTTTCAGGCACTGATCATAGATGCTGGAGGCTCGGGGGTAGCCGATATAACCATCGCCGGTGTACGGGAAGTGAATTTTTCATTTATATTACCGCTGCTCTGCTTTGTTTATATCAGTGGATATGGTATCTGGGTACACAAGAAGGTATATTAA